ATTGCTGATCCTGATCCTGGACCTGTTGGGTTCCTGTCCTGTCTTTCCTTAAGCCTTTACCTCGGCCTCTGGGTCTGcccttatttttctcatcttattTGTAATCAGTTCTCTCTGACTTTGAACACTTCCTCTTCCTTGTAAGGCCCTGTGATCTACCACATCTTGTTATCTTTGGATAATTCTCCTTCCTCTAGTGTAGAGAATGGGTGATATgtgcaatttctctttcttctgtcagATGGTGAAACTGGGACTGAGGAGGTGTTGATTCCAAAGTATCATTCCTGAAAAGTCAGAATCTCACACTTTGAAGAGAACTCCACAGAGGTGTTGCCAGGGAAGTCAAAATTTAGAAAGCTCctctgaaaggaaagagaagactcAAGAGGCCAATGTGATGCTTCAGGCaagagaaaatgaggagaaagacCAGAAACTTCAGACATAAGACAGTTAAAGACAATAAAACACTTACAGAAGTGAGTGAGCAAGAATCTGAAAAAGATGGTAGTCAGTGCTTGGATACTGCAACAAACATGAAAATTCATGCTGGAAAGAGACAGTATGTATGTATtgagtgtgggaaagcctttagtcAGAGTGCAAACCTTACAGTACATGAGAGAATCCACACAGGGGAGAAACCCTATAAGTGTAAAGAGTGTGGAAAAGCGTTCAGTCATAGCTCCAACCTTGTGGTTCATCGGAGAATCCACACTGGACTGAAGCCCTACacatgcagtgaatgtgggaaatctttcaGTGGTAAGTCACACCTCATTCGGCACCAGGGAATCCATAGTGGGGAGAAAACTTATGAATGTAaggagtgtgggaaagcctttagtcGGAGTTCAGGTCTTATTTCACATCACAGAGTTCATACTGGGGAGAAGCCCTACACTTGTATcgagtgtgggaaagcctttagccGTAGTTCAAACCTTACTCAACATCAGAGaatgcacaaaggaaaaaaagtttacaaGTGTAAGGAGTGTGGGAAAATATGTGTCTCTAATACAAAGATTATGGACCATCAAAgaattcacacaggagagaagcctTACGAATGTGATGAATGtggaaaagctttcattttaagGAAGACCCTTACTGAACATCAGAGACTTCACCGTAGAGAGAAACCTTACaagtgtaatgaatgtgggaaagcttttaCTTCTAATCGAAACCTTATTGATCATCAGAGAGTTCACACTGgcgagaaaccctatgaatgtaatgaatgtggaaaaacCTTCAGACAGACTTCTCAAGTTATTCTACATTTGAGAACCCACACTAAGGAGAAACCCTATAAATGttgtgaatgtgggaaagcctacCGTTATAGCTCACAGCTTATTCAACACCAGAGAAAACATAACGAGGAGAAGGAAACCTCATAAATGACATGTATTGTGGATAGTAGGCCTAACTGCTACTTTTTGGAAAAACCGGCTTTCATTATTATCAACCTTAATTCAATTTCTGAGACTCCATACAGGGGAAGTTACCAGAAGTACACAAAGATTAACAAAGGGATATTCATGCCAGCATCATATATAACTGAAGGAAGAGAACTAGATTTTCAGTAACACTGGGTTTAAATGAATAATGGTCTATCCACATGATGGTTTTGCAgccattataaacatttttaaagaatatttaatgccATGGGGgaaattatttgtataaaatggaagataaagaaaaaaacaagtttgatccaaattaaaaaaaaaatttacatataggagaaaaatgagaatgaaataataccaaaccaaaatgttaacagtgattaCCATTGGGTGATAGAATTATAGGCGAAttctattttcttccatataCTTTTCTATGCTTCTTAAAGACTTTTGTACAATGAGAATGTACTACTTTTATATTCAGGAaagtacagtatttttttaattgcaatgaGTGTACATGCTCATTTTCACTCAGCAGTGTTATGAAGGTGTGTAGAACATAGACCCTAAACTCATGGGATTCCACCTTAATCCTGGCACTTAGTAGCAGTGGAACCATGAGGAGGTCGTTTCCTTTTAGAGCCTATTTCCTGTTTATTAAGTCATAAACACTAATTATTGATCTTTTGCAGTTTTAGAATAAGCTGACTTTACAGGCTGTCAACATGATGTATAATCCACTTAATCACGGTTAGgttaaaagaacagcaaaaattCACTATATTCTCTTCCACAGTTGTTGAAGGATCTGCAGATAATAGAGGCTTCATTTTTTCAACATACGtctacaaaaccagaaaaaaatgtcctCTTATGAAACTGAAATTGCAAATTGCAGGTTCCTAACCTGTAAAGATGCAGTCAGCATAATCTAAACCTAGGGAAAGACACTGCCTTCTCACGTTATGTACAATTTAGTAGTTAAAAGCACAGACTTTGGAATGAGAGACATGTTCTGATCCCAGATTTGCCACATACTAGCTTGTCAAttttggacaagtcatttaactgCTCTGAGCCTTCAACTTATCTGTAAAAAGGGAATAACTACCTATCTCACAGAGTTGTGatgatttaatgagataatgcacgTATTGTGTGACAAggctagcacatagtaaatgaaAATAGCTTAAGTATGGGACATTGGAGCAGTGTTTCTAAACACGTAGAGTGATTCAGGAAAACCCTTACGTAAGGTAGCATTTAGGACATTTTTGGGTGTAATGAACATAGTATCAAGTACTAGTAGCGAAAACCTTAAGAACATTGATTGTTTACTTATGGGGAAGGCTAGAGGTAAGCAGTTCCAAGTTTGGTTTGGCAATTGAGCGATTCACTAAACTTAAGTCTTAACTCCGTAATTTTCAGCACATTGGCTTTCATTTTTGGAGCCTCCTGGGAGTAAGATGTTGGCTATAGCTACAAGCTCTTCTCTTCACACAACTCTGTTTCAAAGTCAGGAAGTGAGGAAAGGAACTGAGGTTTTCTGatctgtttgctttcttccttttatcaCCGAGAAAAACCTTTCTCAAAAGAAGGGCGGAGTGCTATGCAGTCAGTACTACAGGCGCTTGCTagcttcctctgcctttctttatGTCTGGTCCTTTGAGAAGGCTTTAACCCATTTTCAACCAATATATAAACCTTTAAGTCCTTAGCTCAAAATCCATCTGGGAATACTTAGAATCTGCTCATTCTTAAATGGGGTCCTCCTCTTTCTTTGTATGCAGTGAATCCCTAAGCCTAATGCCACTTGTCTTATGCACATAGTGAAGTATTGTTATCCCATAACATTTGTACAAGAAAATTGAGCCTCAGTGAGGTTAGGTGACTGCTAGTTAGTGATTGGAAtgaggatttgaactcagatctgaGTGTTAAGTCCACACTTTCTTCATTATACCAAAGTACCTCTGCCTGCCATGGTGGTTCTGTACATGAGTGGGAGGCCAGTTGGGATTCTCCTGAGT
This genomic stretch from Acinonyx jubatus isolate Ajub_Pintada_27869175 chromosome C2, VMU_Ajub_asm_v1.0, whole genome shotgun sequence harbors:
- the LOC106980612 gene encoding zinc finger protein 660 isoform X11, with protein sequence MRRKTRNFRHKTVKDNKTLTEVSEQESEKDGSQCLDTATNMKIHAGKRQYVCIECGKAFSQSANLTVHERIHTGEKPYKCKECGKAFSHSSNLVVHRRIHTGLKPYTCSECGKSFSGKSHLIRHQGIHSGEKTYECKECGKAFSRSSGLISHHRVHTGEKPYTCIECGKAFSRSSNLTQHQRMHKGKKVYKCKECGKICVSNTKIMDHQRIHTGEKPYECDECGKAFILRKTLTEHQRLHRREKPYKCNECGKAFTSNRNLIDHQRVHTGEKPYECNECGKTFRQTSQVILHLRTHTKEKPYKCCECGKAYRYSSQLIQHQRKHNEEKETS